A stretch of Prunus dulcis chromosome 6, ALMONDv2, whole genome shotgun sequence DNA encodes these proteins:
- the LOC117630849 gene encoding mediator of RNA polymerase II transcription subunit 15a isoform X2: protein MDTNNWRPPQVGEAPMDAGDWRSQLQPDSRQRIVNKIMDTLKRHLPFSGHEGLQELKKIAVRFEEKIYTAATSQSDYLRKISLKMLTMETKSQNTMANSLQSNSAGNSNRPPDPGSFGMQPQVPNQGQSLSMPLPANQSQARQQLLSQNIQNNIPAAGVQSSAGLSSALPPSSGLTQTPIPSIVGQNQNMQNMGQGVPSNMFATSQRQLPGRQQVVPQQQQQQQQQQSQNSQQYMYHQQLQHQQHPLLKPKYQQGNIPQLVQQQQQQPNLLQPTQLQSSQQPVMQTSSVIQPSVVQSSLSSLQQNQQSAIQQSTPSMLQQHPQSVLRQPQQQQASVVHQQQTSMPQQPILPPQQQQQQLMVQQSNATSLSQNQLIGQQNNVGDMQQQQQQQRLLSQQNNILNLQQQQQQQQQQQQQQQQLMAQQSNLSNMHQPQLGPQSNVTGLQQQQHLGTQSGNSSMQTNQHSVHLLQQSKVQGQQQQHQSSSNLLPPQGQQSQPQASQQQLLSQIQSQPPQMQQLGLQQQSNPLQRDMQQRLQASGQVPGTMLQPQNVMDQQKQLYQSQRPLPETSSNSTAQTGHATGGDWQEEVFQKIKVMKEMYLPELSEMYQKIATKLQQHDSLPQQPKLEQLDKLKMFRTMLERLISVLQISKSSISPGLKDKLLLYEKQIVNFINTNRPRKPVSSLQQGQLPPPHMHSMQQSQSQITQVQSHENQMNPQLQSMNLQGSVATMPQSNMTSLQPSSMSALSGVSTAQQNMMNSLPPSSSMDSGQGNALNSLQQVPVGSNQQTPVSAPQQANMNALSSQSGVNMLQANMNSIQSNSGMLQHQHLKQQQEHQMFQNQLKQQFQHRQMQQQLMQKQQLLQHQQQQQQQQQQQLQLQAKQQLPAQLQAHQQQMPQLHQMNDVNDLKMRQGMGVKPGVFQQHLSAGQRAYPHPQLKSGSPFPSNQLLQAASPQISQHSSPQVDQQNLLTHPKAGTPLQTASSPFVIPSPSTPMAPSPMPGDSEKPSSLSNAGNVGHQQTTGVGAQVQSLAIGTPGISASPLLAEFSVPDTHVNALSTISGKSSVTEQPLERLIKAVKSMSPNALSASVSDIGSVVSMIDRIAGSAPGNGSRAAVGEDLVAMTKCRLQARNVMTHDGTNGTRKMRRYTSAVPLNVVSSAGSMNDSFKQLTNSETSDLESTATSRIKRPRIEANHALLEEIREINRRLIDTVVNISDEDVDPSAAAAEGGEGTIVKCSFDAVALSPNLKSQYASAQMSPIQPLRLLVPMNYPNCSPILLDKFPVEVSKEYEDLSVKAKSKFSISLRSISQPMSLGEIARTWDVCARAVISEHAQQSGGGSFSSKYGTWENCLSAA from the exons ATGGATACCAATAATTGGAGGCCTCCTCAAGTTGGAGAGGCCCCCATGGATGCAGGCGATTGGAGGAGTCAACTGCAGCCGGATTCAAGGCAAAGAATTGTAAACAAGAT AATGGATACATTGAAGAGGCATCTCCCTTTCTCTGGTCATGAGGGATTACAGGAGCTCAAGAAAATTGCTGTAAGGTTTGAGGAAAAGATTTATACTGCTGCCACAAGCCAG TCAGATTACCTACGGAAGATTAGTCTGAAGATGCTAACAATGGAGACCAAGTCTCAGAACACAATGGCCAATTCTTTACAATCGAACTCTGCTGGTAATAGCAACAGACCCCCTGATCCAG GGTCTTTTGGTATGCAACCCCAAGTCCCCAATCAAGGGCAATCACTCTCTATGCCGTTGCCAGCTAATCAATCTCAGGCACGTCAACAACTCTTATCACAGAACATTCAGAATAACATTCCAGCTGCTGGAGTTCAAAGTTCTGCTGGCTTATCATCTGCTCTACCTCCTTCATCCGGTTTAACCCAGACTCCTATTCCAAGTATTGTTGGGCAAAATCAAAACATGCAGAATATGGGCCAGGGGGTACCCTCCAATATGTTTGCTACTTCTCAAAGGCAATTGCCAGGAAGGCAACAGGTAGTTccacaacagcagcagcagcagcagcagcagcaatcCCAGAATTCCCAGCAGTATATGTACCATCAACAGTTGCAACATCAGCAACATCCTCTTTTGAAGCCCAAATATCAGCAGGGAAATATCCCACAACTTGTCcaacagcagcaacagcagccGAACCTATTACAACCAACTCAGTTGCAGTCTTCTCAGCAACCTGTTATGCAAACATCATCTGTTATTCAACCTTCTGTGGTGCAATCATCTCTCTCTAGTCTTCAGCAGAATCAACAATCTGCAATTCAACAGTCAACACCATCTATGCTTCAGCAGCATCCACAGTCAGTTCTCAGACAGCCTCAACAACAACAGGCCTCTGTTGTTCACCAACAGCAAACATCAATGCCACAACAGCCAATATTACCCCCacagcagcaacagcagcagctTATGGTGCAACAGTCAAATGCTACGAGCTTGTCGCAGAATCAGCTAATCGGACAACAAAACAATGTTGGGGATatgcagcagcaacagcaacaacagAGGTTACTGAGCCAGCAGAATAACATTTTAAACCTtcaacaacagcagcagcagcagcagcagcaacaacaacagcagcagcagttaATGGCTCAGCAAAGCAACCTTTCAAATATGCATCAGCCACAGTTGGGCCCTCAGAGTAATGTTACTGGGTTACAGCAACAGCAGCACCTTGGAACTCAAAGTGGTAACTCAAGCATGCAAACTAATCAGCACTCTGTACACTTGTTGCAACAATCCAAGGTTCAAGgacagcaacaacaacatcaGAGTTCATCTAACTTGTTACCCCCTCAAGGACAGCAGTCACAACCTCAGGCATCACAGCAACAATTGTTGTCACAGATTCAGTCGCAGCCTCCACAGATGCAGCAATTGGGTTTGCAACAGCAGTCAAATCCGCTGCAACGAGATATGCAGCAAAGACTTCAAGCCTCAGGTCAGGTTCCTGGAACCATGCTGCAACCACAAAACGTAATGGATCAGCAAAAGCAGTTATATCAATCTCAAAGACCCCTTCCTGAGACATCATCGA ATTCCACTGCCCAGACTGGACATGCAACTGGGGGTGATTGGCAAGAGGAGGTCTTTCAAAAA ATCAAAGTCATGAAGGAGATGTACTTACCCGAACTAAGTGAAATGTATCAGAAAATTGCTACTAAACTTCAGCAG CATGATTCTCTTCCACAACAACCAAAATTAGAGCAGCTTGACAAACTGAAAATGTTCAGGACCATGTTAGAGCGCCTCATATCAGTCTTACAGATTTCCAAAAGTAGCATTTCACCTGGTTTGAAGGACAAGTTGCTTTTATACGAAAAGCAGAtagtaaattttattaatacaaATAGACCTAGGAAGCCAGTTTCTTCTCTGCAGCAAGGGCAGCTTCCCCCACCCCATATGCACTCCATGCAGCAGTCACAATCTCAAATTACTCAAGTGCAATCTCATGAAAATCAAATGAACCCACAGTTGCAATCAATGAACTTGCAAGGTTCTGTGGCAACAATGCCGCAGAGCAATATGACAAGCTTGCAGCCAAGTTCTATGTCGGCTTTATCTGGTGTTTCAACAGCACAGCAGAACATGATGAATTCATTGCCACCTAGTTCCAGCATGGATTCAGGACAAGGGAATGCACTGAACTCATTGCAGCAGGTTCCTGTGGGAAGTAACCAACAAACTCCTGTCAGTGCTCCCCAACAAGCAAATATGAATGCCTTGTCATCACAGAGTGGGGTTAATATGCTACAGGCAAACATGAATTCCATTCAGTCAAATTCTGGTATGCTTCAACACCAGCATTTGAAACAACAGCAGGAACATCAAATGTTTCAGAATCAACTCAAGCAACAATTTCAACATCGACAGATGCAGCAGCAATTGATGCAGAAGCAGCAGTTACTGCAACatcaacagcagcagcagcagcagcagcagcagcagttaCAACTGCAAGCAAAGCAGCAGCTTCCAGCACAGTTGCAGGCGCACCAACAGCAAATGCCACAGCTTCATCAAATGAATGATGTAAATGACTTGAAGATGAGACAGGGGATGGGTGTAAAGCCAGGGGTTTTTCAGCAACATCTCTCTGCAGGCCAGCGTGCTTATCCTCATCCACAGTTGAAATCAGGATCTCCATTTCCTTCAAACCAACTCCTTCAGGCTGCATCTCCACAAATTTCGCAGCATTCTTCTCCCCAAGTTGACCAGCAAAATTTACTGACTCACCCAAAAGCTGGAACCCCATTGCAAACTGCTAGTTCACCTTTTGTCATCCCGTCTCCATCAACTCCCATGGCCCCGTCCCCTATGCCAGGGGATTCTGAGAAACCTTCCTCACTCTCAAATGCTGGGAATGTCGGACATCAACAAACAACTGGTGTCGGAGCGCAGGTCCAGTCCCTTGCCATTGGCACCCCTGGGATATCAGCCTCTCCTTTGCTTGCTGAATTTAGCGTACCAGATACTCATGTTAATGCTTTGTCAACCATTTCTGGCAAGTCGAGTGTTACAGAGCAGCCTCTTGAACGCTTAATTAAAGCG GTGAAATCGATGTCACCAAATGCATTAAGTGCCTCTGTGAGTGACATTGGCTCCGTAGTCAGTATGATTGATAGGATAGCAGGGTCAGCACCAGGTAATGGATCCAGAGCTGCAGTTGGTGAGGATTTGGTTGCCATGACAAAGTGTCGTCTGCAAGCAAGAAATGTTATGACTCATGATGGAACAAATGGGACTAGGAAAATGAGGCGCTACACAAGTGCCGTGCCCTTAAATGTGGTGTCATCAGCTGGCAGCATGAATGATAGTTTTAAGCAGTTGACCAATTCAGAGACATCTGATCTGGAGTCAACTGCAACATCTCGTATCAAGAGGCCAAGGATTGAG GCTAATCATGCTCTTTTGGAAGAAATAAGAGAAATAAATCGGCGGCTTATCGATACAGTTGTTAATATCAGTGATGAAGATGTTGATCCCAGTGCAGCCGCTGCTGAAGGGGGTGAGGGAACCATTGTCAAGTGCTCGTTTGATGCTGTGGCTCTCAGTCCAAACTTGAAATCGCAGTACGCATCAGCACAAATG TCACCGATTCAGCCATTGAGACTGCTCGTTCCCATGAATTATCCCAACTGCTCTCCAATACTCTTGGACAAGTTTCCAGTTGAAGTCAG TAAGGAGTATGAAGATCTTTCTGTAAAGGCAAAATCAAAGTTTAGCATCTCTCTACGAAGCATTTCACAACCCATGTCCCTTGGTGAGATAGCAAGGACTTGGGATGTTTGTGCACGTGCAGTTATTTCCGAGCATGCGCAGCAGAGTGGTGGAGGCAGTTTTAGCTCGAAGTATGGGACATGGGAGAACTGCTTGAGTGCTGCTTGA
- the LOC117630849 gene encoding mediator of RNA polymerase II transcription subunit 15a isoform X3 — MDTNNWRPPQVGEAPMDAGDWRSQLQPDSRQRIVNKIMDTLKRHLPFSGHEGLQELKKIAVRFEEKIYTAATSQSDYLRKISLKMLTMETKSQNTMANSLQSNSAGNSNRPPDPGSFGMQPQVPNQGQSLSMPLPANQSQARQQLLSQNIQNNIPAAGVQSSAGLSSALPPSSGLTQTPIPSIVGQNQNMQNMGQGVPSNMFATSQRQLPGRQQVVPQQQQQQQQQQSQNSQQYMYHQQLQHQQHPLLKPKYQQGNIPQLVQQQQQQPNLLQPTQLQSSQQPVMQTSSVIQPSVVQSSLSSLQQNQQSAIQQSTPSMLQQHPQSVLRQPQQQQASVVHQQQTSMPQQPILPPQQQQQQLMVQQSNATSLSQNQLIGQQNNVGDMQQQQQQQRLLSQQNNILNLQQQQQQLMAQQSNLSNMHQPQLGPQSNVTGLQQQQHLGTQSGNSSMQTNQHSVHLLQQSKVQGQQQQHQSSSNLLPPQGQQSQPQASQQQLLSQIQSQPPQMQQLGLQQQSNPLQRDMQQRLQASGQVPGTMLQPQNVMDQQKQLYQSQRPLPETSSTSLDSTAQTGHATGGDWQEEVFQKIKVMKEMYLPELSEMYQKIATKLQQHDSLPQQPKLEQLDKLKMFRTMLERLISVLQISKSSISPGLKDKLLLYEKQIVNFINTNRPRKPVSSLQQGQLPPPHMHSMQQSQSQITQVQSHENQMNPQLQSMNLQGSVATMPQSNMTSLQPSSMSALSGVSTAQQNMMNSLPPSSSMDSGQGNALNSLQQVPVGSNQQTPVSAPQQANMNALSSQSGVNMLQANMNSIQSNSGMLQHQHLKQQQEHQMFQNQLKQQFQHRQMQQQLMQKQQLLQHQQQQQQQQQQQLQLQAKQQLPAQLQAHQQQMPQLHQMNDVNDLKMRQGMGVKPGVFQQHLSAGQRAYPHPQLKSGSPFPSNQLLQAASPQISQHSSPQVDQQNLLTHPKAGTPLQTASSPFVIPSPSTPMAPSPMPGDSEKPSSLSNAGNVGHQQTTGVGAQVQSLAIGTPGISASPLLAEFSVPDTHVNALSTISGKSSVTEQPLERLIKAVKSMSPNALSASVSDIGSVVSMIDRIAGSAPGNGSRAAVGEDLVAMTKCRLQARNVMTHDGTNGTRKMRRYTSAVPLNVVSSAGSMNDSFKQLTNSETSDLESTATSRIKRPRIEANHALLEEIREINRRLIDTVVNISDEDVDPSAAAAEGGEGTIVKCSFDAVALSPNLKSQYASAQMSPIQPLRLLVPMNYPNCSPILLDKFPVEVSKEYEDLSVKAKSKFSISLRSISQPMSLGEIARTWDVCARAVISEHAQQSGGGSFSSKYGTWENCLSAA; from the exons ATGGATACCAATAATTGGAGGCCTCCTCAAGTTGGAGAGGCCCCCATGGATGCAGGCGATTGGAGGAGTCAACTGCAGCCGGATTCAAGGCAAAGAATTGTAAACAAGAT AATGGATACATTGAAGAGGCATCTCCCTTTCTCTGGTCATGAGGGATTACAGGAGCTCAAGAAAATTGCTGTAAGGTTTGAGGAAAAGATTTATACTGCTGCCACAAGCCAG TCAGATTACCTACGGAAGATTAGTCTGAAGATGCTAACAATGGAGACCAAGTCTCAGAACACAATGGCCAATTCTTTACAATCGAACTCTGCTGGTAATAGCAACAGACCCCCTGATCCAG GGTCTTTTGGTATGCAACCCCAAGTCCCCAATCAAGGGCAATCACTCTCTATGCCGTTGCCAGCTAATCAATCTCAGGCACGTCAACAACTCTTATCACAGAACATTCAGAATAACATTCCAGCTGCTGGAGTTCAAAGTTCTGCTGGCTTATCATCTGCTCTACCTCCTTCATCCGGTTTAACCCAGACTCCTATTCCAAGTATTGTTGGGCAAAATCAAAACATGCAGAATATGGGCCAGGGGGTACCCTCCAATATGTTTGCTACTTCTCAAAGGCAATTGCCAGGAAGGCAACAGGTAGTTccacaacagcagcagcagcagcagcagcagcaatcCCAGAATTCCCAGCAGTATATGTACCATCAACAGTTGCAACATCAGCAACATCCTCTTTTGAAGCCCAAATATCAGCAGGGAAATATCCCACAACTTGTCcaacagcagcaacagcagccGAACCTATTACAACCAACTCAGTTGCAGTCTTCTCAGCAACCTGTTATGCAAACATCATCTGTTATTCAACCTTCTGTGGTGCAATCATCTCTCTCTAGTCTTCAGCAGAATCAACAATCTGCAATTCAACAGTCAACACCATCTATGCTTCAGCAGCATCCACAGTCAGTTCTCAGACAGCCTCAACAACAACAGGCCTCTGTTGTTCACCAACAGCAAACATCAATGCCACAACAGCCAATATTACCCCCacagcagcaacagcagcagctTATGGTGCAACAGTCAAATGCTACGAGCTTGTCGCAGAATCAGCTAATCGGACAACAAAACAATGTTGGGGATatgcagcagcaacagcaacaacagAGGTTACTGAGCCAGCAGAATAACATTTTAAACCTt caacaacagcagcagcagttaATGGCTCAGCAAAGCAACCTTTCAAATATGCATCAGCCACAGTTGGGCCCTCAGAGTAATGTTACTGGGTTACAGCAACAGCAGCACCTTGGAACTCAAAGTGGTAACTCAAGCATGCAAACTAATCAGCACTCTGTACACTTGTTGCAACAATCCAAGGTTCAAGgacagcaacaacaacatcaGAGTTCATCTAACTTGTTACCCCCTCAAGGACAGCAGTCACAACCTCAGGCATCACAGCAACAATTGTTGTCACAGATTCAGTCGCAGCCTCCACAGATGCAGCAATTGGGTTTGCAACAGCAGTCAAATCCGCTGCAACGAGATATGCAGCAAAGACTTCAAGCCTCAGGTCAGGTTCCTGGAACCATGCTGCAACCACAAAACGTAATGGATCAGCAAAAGCAGTTATATCAATCTCAAAGACCCCTTCCTGAGACATCATCGA CATCTCTAGATTCCACTGCCCAGACTGGACATGCAACTGGGGGTGATTGGCAAGAGGAGGTCTTTCAAAAA ATCAAAGTCATGAAGGAGATGTACTTACCCGAACTAAGTGAAATGTATCAGAAAATTGCTACTAAACTTCAGCAG CATGATTCTCTTCCACAACAACCAAAATTAGAGCAGCTTGACAAACTGAAAATGTTCAGGACCATGTTAGAGCGCCTCATATCAGTCTTACAGATTTCCAAAAGTAGCATTTCACCTGGTTTGAAGGACAAGTTGCTTTTATACGAAAAGCAGAtagtaaattttattaatacaaATAGACCTAGGAAGCCAGTTTCTTCTCTGCAGCAAGGGCAGCTTCCCCCACCCCATATGCACTCCATGCAGCAGTCACAATCTCAAATTACTCAAGTGCAATCTCATGAAAATCAAATGAACCCACAGTTGCAATCAATGAACTTGCAAGGTTCTGTGGCAACAATGCCGCAGAGCAATATGACAAGCTTGCAGCCAAGTTCTATGTCGGCTTTATCTGGTGTTTCAACAGCACAGCAGAACATGATGAATTCATTGCCACCTAGTTCCAGCATGGATTCAGGACAAGGGAATGCACTGAACTCATTGCAGCAGGTTCCTGTGGGAAGTAACCAACAAACTCCTGTCAGTGCTCCCCAACAAGCAAATATGAATGCCTTGTCATCACAGAGTGGGGTTAATATGCTACAGGCAAACATGAATTCCATTCAGTCAAATTCTGGTATGCTTCAACACCAGCATTTGAAACAACAGCAGGAACATCAAATGTTTCAGAATCAACTCAAGCAACAATTTCAACATCGACAGATGCAGCAGCAATTGATGCAGAAGCAGCAGTTACTGCAACatcaacagcagcagcagcagcagcagcagcagcagttaCAACTGCAAGCAAAGCAGCAGCTTCCAGCACAGTTGCAGGCGCACCAACAGCAAATGCCACAGCTTCATCAAATGAATGATGTAAATGACTTGAAGATGAGACAGGGGATGGGTGTAAAGCCAGGGGTTTTTCAGCAACATCTCTCTGCAGGCCAGCGTGCTTATCCTCATCCACAGTTGAAATCAGGATCTCCATTTCCTTCAAACCAACTCCTTCAGGCTGCATCTCCACAAATTTCGCAGCATTCTTCTCCCCAAGTTGACCAGCAAAATTTACTGACTCACCCAAAAGCTGGAACCCCATTGCAAACTGCTAGTTCACCTTTTGTCATCCCGTCTCCATCAACTCCCATGGCCCCGTCCCCTATGCCAGGGGATTCTGAGAAACCTTCCTCACTCTCAAATGCTGGGAATGTCGGACATCAACAAACAACTGGTGTCGGAGCGCAGGTCCAGTCCCTTGCCATTGGCACCCCTGGGATATCAGCCTCTCCTTTGCTTGCTGAATTTAGCGTACCAGATACTCATGTTAATGCTTTGTCAACCATTTCTGGCAAGTCGAGTGTTACAGAGCAGCCTCTTGAACGCTTAATTAAAGCG GTGAAATCGATGTCACCAAATGCATTAAGTGCCTCTGTGAGTGACATTGGCTCCGTAGTCAGTATGATTGATAGGATAGCAGGGTCAGCACCAGGTAATGGATCCAGAGCTGCAGTTGGTGAGGATTTGGTTGCCATGACAAAGTGTCGTCTGCAAGCAAGAAATGTTATGACTCATGATGGAACAAATGGGACTAGGAAAATGAGGCGCTACACAAGTGCCGTGCCCTTAAATGTGGTGTCATCAGCTGGCAGCATGAATGATAGTTTTAAGCAGTTGACCAATTCAGAGACATCTGATCTGGAGTCAACTGCAACATCTCGTATCAAGAGGCCAAGGATTGAG GCTAATCATGCTCTTTTGGAAGAAATAAGAGAAATAAATCGGCGGCTTATCGATACAGTTGTTAATATCAGTGATGAAGATGTTGATCCCAGTGCAGCCGCTGCTGAAGGGGGTGAGGGAACCATTGTCAAGTGCTCGTTTGATGCTGTGGCTCTCAGTCCAAACTTGAAATCGCAGTACGCATCAGCACAAATG TCACCGATTCAGCCATTGAGACTGCTCGTTCCCATGAATTATCCCAACTGCTCTCCAATACTCTTGGACAAGTTTCCAGTTGAAGTCAG TAAGGAGTATGAAGATCTTTCTGTAAAGGCAAAATCAAAGTTTAGCATCTCTCTACGAAGCATTTCACAACCCATGTCCCTTGGTGAGATAGCAAGGACTTGGGATGTTTGTGCACGTGCAGTTATTTCCGAGCATGCGCAGCAGAGTGGTGGAGGCAGTTTTAGCTCGAAGTATGGGACATGGGAGAACTGCTTGAGTGCTGCTTGA